The window AGAAGTTTTAAACATATTGATTAAAGATTCTGCTTTATATCTGATTTCTTGTTGTTCTTTTAATTGAGCATCTTTTTCTTTGTTTTCTTCTGCTTCTTTAATCATTTTGTCGATTTCTTCTTGTGATAAACCACTTGAATCTTTAATAGTAATAGTTGCTTCTTTGTTAGTTTTCTTATCAACTGCTTTTACATTTAAGATACCATTAGCATCAATGTTAAATGTAATTTCAATTTGAGGAACCCCTCTAGGAGCAGGTTCAATACCATCTAATATAAATCTACCAAGTGATTTATTATCAGCTGCCATTTGTCTTTCACCTTGTAATACATGAACATCTACTGCTGGTTGATTATCAGCTGCTGTTGAGAAAATTTGAGATTTAGAAATAGGAATAGTTGAATTTCTTTTAATTAAAGGTGTTGATACCCCACCCATTGTTTCAATACTTAAAGTTAATGGAGTTACATCTAATAATAAAATATCTTTAACATCCCCCATTAATACACCACCTTGAATAGCAGCACCTGCAGCAACTACTTCATCAGGATTGATGTTTTTATCAGGACTTTTTCCTAGCTTAGATTTAACTAGTTCTTCAACTGCTGGCATTCTAGTAGAACCACCAACTAATAAAACTTTATGAATATCACTTGCTGATAATTTAGCTTCTTTTAAAGCATCTTCAACTGGTTTGATAGTTCTTTCTAATAAGTCTCTTGTTAGATCTTCAAATTTAGCTCTTGTTAATTTTAGATCTACATTTAATGGGCCACTTTCAGTCATAGCAATAAAAGGTAAACTAATTTCAACTTCTTTTAATCCCGAAAGATCAATCTTAGCTTTTTCTGCAGCATCTTTTAATCTTTGCATTGCCATTTTGTCATTTGATAAATCAACTTTATCATTCTTCTTAACTTCTTCAACAATTCAGTTAATAATTTTTTGGTCTCAGTCATCACCACCTAAATGGTTATCTCCAGATGTAGATAATACTTCAAATGTACCATCAGCAATTTCAAGGATTGAAACATCAAATGTTCCTCCACCCAAGTCATAAACTAAAACTTTGTGTTCAGTTTTAGATTTATCCATTCCATAAGCTAATGCAGCAGCAGTTGGTTCATTAATAATTCTTTCTACTTCTAACCCTGCAATTTTACCTGCATTTTTAGTAGCATTTCTTTCAGCATCATTAAAGTATGCTGGAACAGTAATTACTGCTTTTGTAATAGTTTGACCCAATTTTTCTTCTGCACATTTTTTGATATAACTTAGAATTTGAGCAGAGATTTGTTCAGGTGTATATTTTTTACCATTAACTTCTACAGTTTTGTCTGTACCCATTAAACGTTTGATTGAACTAATAGTGTTTTTATTAGTAACCATTTGTCTTTTAGCTACATCACCTACAATTATTTCATTATCCTTAAAAGCAACAACAGATGGAATAGTTCTTTTTCCTTCTGGTGTTTCTAATATTTTAGATTTGCCATTTTCCATAACAGCAACACAAGAATTGGTAGTACCTAAATCGATACCAATAATAATATTACTTCCTGCCATATTATTTAATCTCCTCAATATTTTAACAATTGATTTTAAATACAATATATATAATAGCATATATTTTAGCACTCTCAACTCTTTTATGCTAATTTTGTATATTTTTACTTTTTTTAACTTTTTTATACTTAATATTATTTTGTATTTAACTTTGAAAGGAAAAATATGAAATACATAAAATTAGCAAATGGATTGCATATGCCAATAATTGGTCTAGGTGTTTATAAAGCAGAGGGTGAAAACTGTGAAAACACAATTATTAAAGCAATAGATGATTATGGTTATAGGATGATAGACACTGCTCAAGTTTACTTTAATGAAGAATTTGTCGGTAATGCAATTAAACAAACAAAAATTAAAAGAGAAGATATCTTTATTACTACAAAAGTTTGAATCTCTAACTATGGATATAACAACACAATGTATTCAATTTCTAAATCCCTTAAAAAATTGCAAACTAACTATATAGATTTAGTATTGTTACATCAACCATTTGGAGATTATTATAGCGCTTGAAAAGCATTAGAGGTTTTGTATAAAAAAGGGATTGTCAAAGCAATTGGTGTTTCTAATTTTGAAGCAGATAGGTTAGTTGATTTTTGTTTACATGTAGATGTTAAACCTGTAATTAATCAAATTGAATTGCATCCTTTACGTCAAAGAATTGAAGATCTTCACTGAAATAATAAATATGGGGTAGCAGTAGAATCATGAGCTAGTTTTGGAAGAGCAACTAGTGAAATTATGGAAAACCCAATTTTAGTTTCACTTGCAGAAAAATATAATAAAACTGTTCCTCAAATTATATTGAGATGATTGATTCAACAAAACATTGTTGTTATTCCAAAAACTGTTACAGAATCAAGATTGAAAGAAAATATGGATATATTTGATTTTGAAATCTCAGATGATGATATGGATTTAATAAAAACTATCAACCAAAATAAAACTGTTTCAAAACACCATCATGATCCAAGCACTGCAGAAGAAATTTTTTCTAAGTTTCCAGAAATCAGAAGATAAATTTAAATAATAAAAAAGACTCAAACATTTTTTCAAGTTTGAGTCTTTTTCTATTTATTTATAATTCCTCATTTTTGTCTTTTATATCTTCATATAAAATTTTTTCTTTAACAATTTGTTTTTGACCATCAACCATAATTTCACAAGTTGCTTCAAAACTATTATGATCAGTTCTAATAATTTCTAGTAACTTATAATCTGTGCAATCATATTTAAAATCTAATTCTCTTTCTAAATAATTTTTTTCATTTAATGAAAGATCATTTAGCATTTTCATATTGTCATATTCATTGTTTTGATTTCTGACAAATTCAGATTTTTGTTTTTGGTTAATCAAACTATTAGATTCAAAAGTTTTATTTGGTTGAGCTTTTTCTTTATTGTTTGAATTATTAAATAAATTTTTAAAAATATTTTTCATATAACTAGATTCTTTCCACTTTTATTTCTTCAGTATGTTCTTGGAATAAATCTAATAAGATGTTATATATTTTTTCATCATTAAATTGCATTCACAAATTTTTATTAACATATCTTAATAAGAATATTAATCTATCTAATGAACTAAATGCAAGTGCTCTAATCATAAAAGTTGATTCATCATAAATTAAATAACATCCATCATTTCAAACATGTTGTACTTGTTCATCAAAAACATCATTTTTAAATTCAATATTAAGGTTTTCTTTCATTTCTTTTACAATACTGTTGTAGAAATTTTTATTAATGTCATGTCAAACCATTAACATTGGAACAGGTCTAAAACCTGATAAATAAATTAGTTTGTATTTTTCTAAATTAAAGTTACTAGATTTATCAATTAAATGTCTGTTTTCATCAATGAATTTGATAGCTGTATGATTTGCTATTTTTTTATCAATATTGTTTTCGTTGTTTTCTAGATGTTTTTGAATCAAGTCATATTTCATTTTTGCTAACTTATTATTTAATAAAAGTTTTTCAACATGACTTAAAGTGTCGCTTTTAATTTGGATATATCTAAAGATATCATCCTTATTATTCGGAAGATCTTCCCCAATATGTTTAGTTGGATCATATGGTTCTTCTTCTACTTTATTACTTTCTTCTTCTAATCCACTTGTGATATCAACTAAAGCTAAATCATCTTCAGCAATCTCTAAATTAGAATTAATTACTAAATTTTCAAAGTGTTCATCATCACTTAATAATGAATCAATTTCATCTAGGTCATCATTATCACCATTTAATAATGAATCAATTTCATCTAAGTCTTCATCATCATTTAATAACAAGTTAGTATCATCAAGTTCATCTTTAACATTTGATTCTATTTCTAAAGCTTCTTGTTCTAATTTGTTTTCTAAACTTTCACTATAAGCTCTTTCCAAAATAGCTTGTTTTTCTTGCTCAATTTTTTCAAGCTTTTCTTTTAATTCTTCTATTTGTTTCTTTAATAATTCTTGATGTTTCTTATCTGCAGTTTCTGTAGATTTATCAAAATCAAATTGATTTGGTTCTAGATAAATATAATCAGATTTATACTCTACTTCATCTTTTAAATGATCAACTTCATCATCAACTAGTTCTTGTTCTAATTCTTCATCTAATTGTTCTTCTGTTTCTTCAACAAATTCACTTGGTTGCAATTCATCTTCAAATAAATCTTCTTCTTTGATTTCTTCTTCAAATGGTAAATTATCATTTTCACCTTCAATTAAATCAACTGATTCTTGTTCTTCATGTAATGTTTCTAATAGTTGTTCATCTAAGTTATCTTTATTCTTATTGAAATCATCTAAATCAATGTTTTCAATATTATTTGATGAAGTGTTTTCAAGCTCATTTTCTATTTTATTTTGTTTATCAACAATTTCTGATAAATCAATATTTTCATCAGCATTGTCTAACTCTCTAATAAATTGAAATTTATCTTGAGTCATTGGGTCATTATTAATTTCATGTTTATTAATAATTTCATTTAAAGTAAACAACGTTACATCATTGTGTAAATGTAAATAAGTTAATACATCATCAACATCTATTACTTTTTTGTTTAATTTGAAAATAACATCTTTAGAAGCTTCTTCAGTGCAGAAACAAATAATTTTTTTTGCATTTAAAATAGACTTAATCCCAATTGAAACTAATTCCATTCCATTGTTAGCTTTATTCAAATATGTCTTTTTAGATTCATAATCATTAAAAACAAAGTTACCTCTAGAATCAATGAAAAAAATTAAAAGATCCACTCCACCTTGTGAATCAAATAAAAAAAGATCATTAACTCTATTTTCTAAATAATACTTAACTGCTAATTTATGAATATCTTCATAGTGAGAAAAAGGGATATTAATTTTATTTACAAAATTTTCAACTAAATCTTTATCTAATTGATTATTTTGTTTTTCAAGATAAGTAGCTAAAGGAAAAATGTAGCTGCTAAATCAATCTAATTTAAGTATTTTTTTTAGATTATTAGTAACCTTTAAAAATTCATCTTTTCACTCCATCCCTATAAGTGAATTTGGTTTAGATTGTAATTGTTGCTTTAAAATTTTTTTGACTTCTTTCGCAATCTTTTTGTAATTTTTACATGATTTAATTGTAATTGACATGATTTATATGAACCTTGAATTAATATTTATTTATCTATCATTAAATAATTATAATTTAAATATTAATTGCTTAGTAACTTTTGATATTATTATTCTTGTTGTTATAATTATTAACAGTGCGAATAAATACTTAAATTTAATATATTAGAAATAAA is drawn from Malacoplasma penetrans HF-2 and contains these coding sequences:
- the dnaK gene encoding molecular chaperone DnaK; translation: MAGSNIIIGIDLGTTNSCVAVMENGKSKILETPEGKRTIPSVVAFKDNEIIVGDVAKRQMVTNKNTISSIKRLMGTDKTVEVNGKKYTPEQISAQILSYIKKCAEEKLGQTITKAVITVPAYFNDAERNATKNAGKIAGLEVERIINEPTAAALAYGMDKSKTEHKVLVYDLGGGTFDVSILEIADGTFEVLSTSGDNHLGGDDWDQKIINWIVEEVKKNDKVDLSNDKMAMQRLKDAAEKAKIDLSGLKEVEISLPFIAMTESGPLNVDLKLTRAKFEDLTRDLLERTIKPVEDALKEAKLSASDIHKVLLVGGSTRMPAVEELVKSKLGKSPDKNINPDEVVAAGAAIQGGVLMGDVKDILLLDVTPLTLSIETMGGVSTPLIKRNSTIPISKSQIFSTAADNQPAVDVHVLQGERQMAADNKSLGRFILDGIEPAPRGVPQIEITFNIDANGILNVKAVDKKTNKEATITIKDSSGLSQEEIDKMIKEAEENKEKDAQLKEQQEIRYKAESLINMFKTSLNGEEGKKVDAKQKEEAEKMINEFETLLKEEKWDELKTKINQFEAMASQFAQAAKQNEEKKEEDKKDSEESKN
- a CDS encoding aldo/keto reductase translates to MKYIKLANGLHMPIIGLGVYKAEGENCENTIIKAIDDYGYRMIDTAQVYFNEEFVGNAIKQTKIKREDIFITTKVWISNYGYNNTMYSISKSLKKLQTNYIDLVLLHQPFGDYYSAWKALEVLYKKGIVKAIGVSNFEADRLVDFCLHVDVKPVINQIELHPLRQRIEDLHWNNKYGVAVESWASFGRATSEIMENPILVSLAEKYNKTVPQIILRWLIQQNIVVIPKTVTESRLKENMDIFDFEISDDDMDLIKTINQNKTVSKHHHDPSTAEEIFSKFPEIRR